A window of Solanum stenotomum isolate F172 chromosome 3, ASM1918654v1, whole genome shotgun sequence contains these coding sequences:
- the LOC125859957 gene encoding uncharacterized protein LOC125859957, giving the protein MPNTRGRRARAPEEQPTNGDLRDALTLFAQAMANQANHGAQTPQAPTPASRVRDFVRMNPPEFYGSKLNEDPQEFIDEVLKILAIMGVKSEDKAELAAYQLKGVAQIWYNQWKEEKGVNYVVHWEEFKTAFLNRFFPLELREAKLVEFMNLKQGSMSVREYALKFNQLSRYAPHLVADSRSRMNKFVMGVSDLVSEECRSAMLISDMDLSRLMVYAEQMEEEKLRKRRGHEAKRARFEGKFQSRTGGRFHQGQGSSHALHKGFANDVPRAQGVRGMGPIDVCPKCGKGHGGPCLRNTGACYSCGEMGHKAMDCPRNRNKGKEVRPQGANAVPLGRGGRQDGAPRHNRFYALHGRQGVDEVPDVVTGTGAPLDPRPPRG; this is encoded by the exons atgcctaatacaagaggaagacgagcccgcgcacccgaggaacaaccgaccaatggggatcttcgggatgcccttactttatttgcacaagctatggctaatcaagccaaccacggggcccaaacccctcaggctcctaccccggcatctcgggtgagagacttcgtgcggatgaatcccccggaattctatgggtctaagttaaatgaagaccctcaagagttcattgatgaagtcctcaagatattagctatcatgggcGTGAAGTCAGAagataaggcggagttggcggcctaccaactaaaaggggtggcccaaatatggtacaaccaatggaaggaagagaagggggtAAACTATGTGGTGCattgggaagagttcaaaacggctttccttaatcgattctttcctcttgagcttagggaagccaaattggtggagttcatgaatttaaaacaagggtctatgagtgtgagggagtatgccctcaagtttaaccaactttcaaggtatgctccacacttggttgccgactcacggtctagaatgaacaaattcgtgatgggtgtgtccgacctagtgagtgaagaatgccggtccgcaatgttgattagtgacatggacttgtcccgcttgatggtctatgccgaacaaatggaggaggagaagttgaggaagaggaggggtcatgaggccaagagggcccgttttgagggcaagttccaaagtagaacgggaggccggtttcatcaaggtcaagggtcttctcatgcgctccataaggggtttgccaatgatgttccaagggcccaaggtgttaggggtatgggtcctattgatgtatgtccgaagtgtggtaagggccatggtggcccgtgcttgagaaataccggtgcttgctatagttgtggggaaatggggcacaaggcaatggattgtcctcgaaatcgcaacaagggtaaggaggtccgtccacaaggtgccaatgcggttcctttggggagagggggccgacaagatggtgccccaaggcacaatcgattttatgctttgcatgggaggcaaggggtcgatgaagtccccgacgtcgttaccg ggaccggagcaccgcttgaccctcgtcctccgcgtggctaa
- the LOC125858142 gene encoding acidic leucine-rich nuclear phosphoprotein 32-related protein, producing the protein MDEIWERAVETALDGERNFGSVRTLTLDGAVKCIHGKLAPPSIFERFQNLEHLSIANTGVTSLEQFPRLQNLQKLNLSDNRIAGGLEFLVEAGLNSLRDLDLSNNRIQDIDDLRPFAELRLVSLDLYECPVTRVKDYRSRVFGLIRSLKYLDKMDAEGNERPESDDEEEDEEEDEEDDPGSGEVDGEDRPFRMTNGHRVESEGVVDVDEEESDADEEETEITRVTNGSKGDGSSHSNGFRVEAASDGEEDDEDEDDEDEDFVEEIDEEGDEDDVVEVHEIEDSDEDEDGVEDDDDDDDEDEDEEEVDNDDGDFAEPESTGRLNSAEGEIDGHEHGEDDADEDDDGETGEEELGVEEDGDFEDDEDAEDEEEDNGNGYLVQPVGQVVVDDTEGSDVEAVIGDEDADLEEDVDDEEDDDGEVQEQPPSSSQKRKRGDEDDDGGDDKDDEEEEYSKSSKHR; encoded by the exons ATGGACGAGATTTGGGAAAGAGCGGTGGAGACGGCGTTAGACGGCGAGAGAAACTTTGGTTCTGTGAGAACCCTAACGTTGGACGGAGCGGTGAAGTGTATTCATGGTAAGTTGGCTCCTCCGTCTATTTTCGAAAGGTTTCAGAATCTAGAGCACCTTTCGATTGCAAACACCGGTGTTACATCGCTTGAACAGTTTCCTAGGCTTCAGAATCTACAGAAGTTGAATTTATCGGACAATAGAATTGCTGGAGGGCTTGAGTTCCTTGTAGAGGCTGGTTTAAATTCTCTTAGGGACCTTGATTTGTCTAATAACCGGATTCAGGATATCGATGATCTTCGGCCTTTCGCTGAACTCAGGCTTGTCTCGCTTGATCTCTATGAATGTCCCGTGACGAGGGTTAAGGATTATCGATCTAGGGTTTTTGGTTTGATTAGGTCGTTGAAGTATTTGGATAAGATGGATGCAGAGGGTAATGAGAGGCCTGAATCGGATGATGAggaggaagatgaagaggaGGATGAAGAGGATGATCCAGGGAGCGGGGAAGTTGATGGAGAGGATCGTCCGTTCAGAATGACGAATGGACATAGGGTTGAGAGTGAAGGAGTCGTAGATGTGGATGAAGAAGAGAGTGATGCTGATGAGGAGGAGACAGAGATAACTAGAGTGACTAATGGGTCAAAAGGGGATGGTTCCAGTCACTCAAATGGTTTTAGAGTAGAGGCAGCTTCTGATGGAGAGGAGGAtgatgaggatgaggatgatgaagatgaggACTTTGTGGAGGAGATAGATGAAGAGGGAGATGAAGATGATGTTGTGGAGGTTCATGAGATAGAAGACAGTGATGAGGATGAAGATGGTGTGGAGGACGATGATGACGACGAtgatgaggatgaggatgaaGAGGAAGTTGATAACGATGATGGGGATTTTGCTGAACCCGAAAGTACTGGGAGGTTGAATAGTGCAGAAGGAGAGATTGATGGGCATGAACATGGGGAAGATGATGCAGATGAGGATGATGATGGGGAGACAGGGGAGGAAGAGCTAGGTGTTGAGGAGGATGGagattttgaagatgatgagGATGCTGAAGATGAG GAAGAAGATAATGGGAATGGCTACCTTGTTCAACCAGTTGGTCAGGTTGTAGTAGATGATACTGAAGGCAGTGATGTGGAGGCAGTAATTGGGGATGAAGATGCGGATTTGGAGGAAGATGTTGATGATGAAGAGGATGATGATGGTGAAGTTCAGGAGCAGCCACCATCCTCCTCTCAGAAGAGGAAGAGAGGTGACGAGGATGATGATGGCGGGGACGACAAAGACgacgaagaagaagagtatTCAAAGTCATCCAAGCACCGTTAG
- the LOC125859655 gene encoding uncharacterized protein LOC125859655, producing MLLFVSPSSPKCVLPSQKQQPYNPKSTHLKIQCMSKSNQTTPIEKIAIAGGLISTPVIGWSLYTLKTTGCGLPPGPAGSIGAIEGVSYLVVVGIVGWSLYTKSKTGSGLPNGPFGLLGAVEGLSYLSLLAILVVFGLQFLEQGSIPGPLPTDQCFG from the coding sequence ATGTTGCTCTTTGTATCTCCATCATCTCCGAAATGTGTTCTTCCATCACAAAAACAACAGCCCTACAATCCCAAATCAACACATCTCAAAATCCAATGTATGTCTAAGTCTAACCAAACAACCCCAATCGAAAAAATCGCCATAGCTGGTGGACTAATATCCACACCAGTAATTGGATGGTCACTTTACACTCTAAAAACAACAGGATGTGGGCTTCCACCAGGACCTGCTGGTTCAATTGGAGCAATTGAAGGTGTAAGTTACTTAGTTGTGGTGGGTATTGTGGGTTGGTCATTGTATACCAAGTCCAAAACCGGGTCGGGTTTGCCTAATGGACCCTTTGGGTTGTTGGGTGCTGTTGAAGGGTTGTCTTACTTGTCCTTGTTGGCCATTTTGGTTGTCTTTGGGTTGCAATTCTTGGAACAAGGTTCCATTCCTGGCCCACTCCCTACCGATCAATGCTTTGGCTAA